A single genomic interval of Gossypium raimondii isolate GPD5lz chromosome 11, ASM2569854v1, whole genome shotgun sequence harbors:
- the LOC105801953 gene encoding lipid transfer protein EARLI 1-like, whose translation MASKRSASMTLLLALIILFFSLVSATFPSSSSSGSNLAPSPSAQGSCPIDILKLDVCANLLGVVNVTIGLPQATPCCSLLGGLIEIKAATCLCSAIRANVLGININVPLSFNLVLNRCSISVPSGFQCAN comes from the coding sequence ATGGCTTCAAAACGATCAGCTTCCATGACCCTCCTTTTGGCACTTATCATTCTCTTCTTTTCCCTAGTCAGTGCTACTTTTCCATCCTCCTCTTCCTCCGGCTCTAACCTCGCCCCCTCTCCATCTGCACAAGGCAGTTGCCCTATTGATATCCTCAAATTAGATGTATGTGCTAATCTGCTTGGCGTAGTCAATGTCACCATTGGCTTACCCCAAGCGACACCATGTTGTTCCCTTCTCGGTGGCCTTATCGAAATCAAAGCTGCTACATGCCTTTGCTCTGCTATTAGAGCTAACGTCTTAGGCATCAACATTAATGTCCCACTTTCCTTTAATTTGGTTCTCAATCGTTGCTCAATCAGCGTTCCTTCTGGCTTCCAATGCGCTAATTAA
- the LOC105801952 gene encoding 14 kDa proline-rich protein DC2.15-like: MDSKKSASIALLLALNILFFSLVSANCGSCSSSGSNPRPTPTPTPSARGRCPRDALKLGVCANVLNLVNVTVGSPPVMPCCSLLNGLVDLEAAACLCTAIRANILGINLNIPISLSLLLNVCSRNVPTGFQC, encoded by the coding sequence ATGGATTCAAAAAAATCAGCTTCCATAGCCCTCCTTTTGGCACTCAACATTCTCTTCTTTTCCCTAGTCAGTGCTAATTGTGGATCTTGCTCTTCTTCTGGCTCTAACCCAAGGCCAACTCCCACCCCTACTCCATCTGCACGAGGTAGGTGCCCTAGGGATGCCCTCAAATTAGGTGTATGTGCCAATGTGCTTAACTTAGTCAATGTCACCGTTGGTTCACCCCCGGTGATGCCATGTTGTTCCCTTCTTAATGGTCTTGTGGACCTCGAAGCCGCTGCTTGCCTTTGCACCGCTATCAGAGCTAACATCTTAGGCATCAACCTTAACATCCCAATTTCCCTTAGCTTGCTTCTCAACGTTTGCTCAAGGAATGTTCCTACTGGTTTCCAATGCTAA
- the LOC105801949 gene encoding 14 kDa proline-rich protein DC2.15, protein MASKRSASMVLLLALNILFFSLVSACGSCSSPHPKPRPNPNPNTPTPTPSAQGRCPRDALKLGVCANVLNLVNVTVGSPPVMPCCSLLNGLVDLEAAACLCTAIRANILGINLNIPISLSLLLNVCSRNVPTGFQC, encoded by the coding sequence ATGGCTTCTAAAAGATCAGCTTCCATGGTCCTCCTGTTGGCACTCAACATTCTCTTTTTTTCCCTAGTCAGTGCTTGTGGCTCTTGCTCTTCACCCCACCCTAAACCAAGGCCAAACCCAAACCCCAACACCCCCACTCCTACTCCATCTGCACAAGGCAGGTGCCCTAGGGATGCCCTCAAATTAGGTGTATGTGCCAATGTGCTTAACCTAGTCAATGTCACCGTTGGTTCACCCCCAGTGATGCCATGCTGTTCCCTTCTCAATGGCCTTGTCGACCTCGAAGCTGCTGCATGCCTTTGCACCGCTATCAGAGCTAACATTTTAGGCATCAACCTTAACATCCCAATTTCCCTTAGCTTGCTCCTCAACGTTTGTTCAAGGAACGTTCCTACTGGCTTCCAATGCTAA